The Pan troglodytes isolate AG18354 chromosome 1, NHGRI_mPanTro3-v2.0_pri, whole genome shotgun sequence genome includes a region encoding these proteins:
- the TAS1R2 gene encoding taste receptor type 1 member 2 yields the protein MGPRAKTICSLFFLLWVLAEPAENSDFYLPGDYLLGGLFSLHANMKGIVHLNFLQVPMCKEYEVKVIGYNLMQAMRFAVEEINNDSSLLPGVLLGYEIVDVCYISNNVQPVLYFLAHEDNLLPIQEDYSNYISRVVAVIGPDNSESVMTVANFLSLFLLPQITYSAISDELRDKVRFPALLRTTPSADHHVEAMVQLMLHFRWNWIIVLVSSDTYGRDNGQLLGERLARRDICIAFQETLPALQPNQNMTSEERQRLVTIVDKLQQSTARVVVVFSPDLSLYDFFNEVLRQNFTGAVWIASESWAIDPVLHNLTELRHLGTFLGITIQSVPIPGFSEFREWGPQAGPPPLSRTSQSYTCNQECDNCLNATLSFNTILRLSGERVVYSVYSAVYAVAHALHSLLGCDNSTCTKRVVYPWQLLEEIWKVNFTLLDHQIFFDPQGDVALHLEIVQWQWDRSQNPFQSVASYYPLQRQLKNIQDISWHTINNTIPVSMCSKRCQSGQKKKPVGIHVCCFECIDCLPGTFLNHTEDEYECQACPNNEWSYQSETSCFKRQLVFLEWHEAPTIAVALLAALGFLSTLAILVIFWRHFQTPIVRSAGGPMCFLMLTLLLVAYMVVPVYVGPPKVSTCLCRQALFPLCFTICISCIAVRSFQIVCAFKMASRFPRAYSYWVRYQGPYVSMAFITVLKMVIVVIGMLATGLSPTTRTDPDDPKITIVSCNPNYRNSLLFNTSLDLLLSVVGFSFAYMGKELPTNYNEAKFITLSMTFYFTSSVSLCTFMSAYSGVLVTIVDLLVTVLNLLAISLGYFGPKCYMILFYPERNTPAYFNSMIQGYTMRRD from the exons ATGGGGCCCAGGGCAAAGACCATCTGCTCCCTGTTCTTCCTCCTATGGGTCCTGGCTGAGCCGGCTGAGAACTCGGACTTCTACCTGCCTGGGGATTACCTCCTGGGTGGCCTCTTCTCCCTCCATGCCAACATGAAGGGCATTGTTCACCTTAACTTCCTGCAGGTGCCCATGTGCAAGGA GTATGAAGTGAAGGTGATAGGCTACAACCTTATGCAGGCCATGCGCTTCGCGGTGGAGGAGATCAACAATGACAGCAGCCTGCTGCCTGGTGTGCTGCTGGGCTATGAGATCGTGGATGTGTGCTACATCTCCAACAATGTCCAGCCGGTGCTCTACTTCCTGGCACACGAGGACAACCTCCTTCCCATCCAAGAGGACTACAGTAACTACATTTCCCGTGTGGTGGCTGTCATTGGCCCTGACAACTCCGAGTCTGTCATGACTGTGGCCAACTTCCTCTCCCTATTTCTCCTTCCACAG ATCACCTACAGCGCCATCAGCGATGAGCTGCGAGACAAGGTGCGCTTCCCGGCTTTGCTGCGCACCACACCCAGCGCCGACCACCATGTCGAGGCCATGGTGCAGCTGATGCTGCACTTCCGCTGGAACTGGATCATTGTGCTGGTGAGCAGCGACACCTATGGCCGCGACAATGGCCAGCTGCTTGGCGAGCGCCTGGCCCGGCGCGACATCTGCATCGCCTTCCAGGAGACGCTGCCCGCACTGCAGCCCAACCAGAACATGACGTCAGAGGAGCGCCAGCGCCTGGTGACCATTGTGGACAAGCTGCAGCAGAGCACAGCGCGCGTCGTGGTCGTGTTCTCGCCCGACTTGAGCCTGTACGACTTCTTCAATGAGGTGCTGCGCCAGAACTTCACGGGCGCCGTGTGGATCGCCTCCGAGTCCTGGGCCATCGACCCGGTCCTGCACAACCTCACGGAGCTGCGCCACTTGGGCACCTTCCTGGGCATCACCATCCAGAGCGTGCCCATCCCGGGCTTCAGTGAGTTCCGCGAGTGGGGCCCACAGGCTGGGCCGCCACCCCTCAGCAGGACCAGCCAGAGCTATACCTGCAACCAGGAGTGCGACAACTGCCTGAACGCCACCTTGTCCTTCAACACCATTCTCAGGCTCTCTGGGGAGCGTGTCGTCTACAGCGTGTACTCTGCGGTCTATGCTGTGGCCCATGCCCTGCACAGCCTCCTCGGCTGTGACAACAGCACCTGCACCAAGAGGGTGGTCTACCCCTGGCAG CTGCTTGAGGAGATCTGGAAGGTCAACTTCACTCTCCTGGACCACCAAATCTTCTTTGACCCGCAAGGGGACGTGGCTCTGCACTTGGAGATTGTCCAGTGGCAATGGGACCGGAGCCAGAATCCCTTCCAGAGCGTCGCCTCCTACTACCCCCTGCAGCGACAGCTGAAGAACATCCAAGACATCTCCTGGCACACCATCAACAACACG atccctgtgtccatgtgttccaaGAGGTGCCAGTCAGGGCAAAAGAAGAAGCCTGTGGGCATCCATGTCTGCTGCTTCGAGTGCATCGACTGCCTTCCCGGCACCTTCCTCAACCACACTGAAG ATGAATATGAATGCCAGGCCTGCCCGAATAACGAGTGGTCCTACCAGAGTGAGACCTCCTGCTTCAAGCGGCAGCTGGTCTTCCTGGAATGGCATGAGGCACCCACCATCGCTGTGGCCCTGCTGGCCGCCCTGGGCTTCCTCAGCACCCTGGCCATCCTGGTGATATTCTGGAGGCACTTCCAGACACCCATAGTTCGCTCGGCTGGGGGCCCCATGTGCTTCCTGATGCTGACACTGCTGCTGGTGGCATACATGGTGGTCCCGGTGTACGTGGGGCCGCCCAAGGTCTCCACCTGCCTCTGCCGCCAGGCCCTCTTTCCCCTCTGCTTCACAATCTGCATCTCCTGTATCGCCGTGCGTTCTTTCCAGATCGTCTGCGCCTTCAAGATGGCCAGCCGCTTCCCACGCGCCTACAGCTACTGGGTCCGCTACCAGGGGCCCTACGTCTCTATGGCATTTATCACGGTACTCAAAATGGTCATTGTGGTAATCGGCATGCTGGCCACGGGCCTCAGTCCCACCACCCGTACTGACCCCGATGACCCCAAGATCACAATTGTCTCCTGTAACCCCAACTACCGCAACAGCCTGctgttcaacaccagcctggaccTCCTGCTCTCAGTGGTGGGTTTCAGCTTCGCCTACATGGGCAAAGAGCTGCCCACCAACTACAACGAGGCCAAGTTCATCACCCTCAGCATGACCTTCTATTTCACCTCATCCGTCTCCCTCTGCACCTTCATGTCTGCCTACAGTGGGGTGCTGGTCACCATCGTGGACCTCTTGGTCACTGTGCTCAACCTCCTGGCCATCAGCCTGGGCTACTTCGGCCCCAAGTGCTACATGATCCTCTTCTACCCGGAGCGCAACACGCCCGCCTACTTCAACAGCATGATCCAGGGCTACACCATGAGGAGGGACTAG